A genome region from Trichoderma asperellum chromosome 7, complete sequence includes the following:
- a CDS encoding uncharacterized protein (SECRETED:SignalP(1-18)~EggNog:ENOG41), which translates to MDGTDEYSAASVTVRSSIWEHEFEGGRRYHHYRHGRYPLPNDDEEQEREYMKHVLHLEQTGGRLFNAPIAPNPQKILDLCTGTGLWPVAVAKTFPSAEIVGLDLSPIQPFMVPPNVRFLVDDVEDEWMDRGGYDFIHLRHSCMYLKDMDKLINNCYSHLKEGGWLEITDYCTFIRCDDDTMPPGHPPAQVARLMHQCLLNYGMNGYTINELEQKYKNAGFKNIQCRVIKTPIGSWPKDPKQREIGTLFRDIINELIRALAAKPLKTLDWSEAEMEVYLAEARRALWDKKVHCYTNFISWWAQK; encoded by the exons atGGATGGCACAGACGAGTACTCTGCAGCGTCAGTTACCGTGAGGAGCAGCATATGGGAGCACGAGTTTGAAGGCGGGCGAAGG TATCACCACTATCGACACGGCCGGTACCCTTTGCcaaacgacgacgaggagcaAGAACGAGAGTATATGAAGCATGTGCTACACCTGGAGCAGACTGGCGGCAGGTTATTTAATGCGCCCATTGCGCCGAATCCACAGAAAATACTAGACCTCTGTACGGGTACAGGGCTATGGCCAGTGGCAG TCGCCAAAACGTTTCCCAGCGCAGAAATCGTCGGTCTCGATCTCAGCCCTATCCAGCCATTCATGGTCCCGCCCAATGTGCGGTTCTTAGTCGATGATGTTGAAGACGAGTGGATGGATCGCGGGGGCTACGACTTTATCCACTTGCGCCATTCCTGCATGTACCTGAAAGACATGGACAAGCTGATCAACAACTGCTATTCACATCTAAAAGAAGGCGGATGGCTAGAGATTACAGACTATTGCACCTTTATCAGATGTGACGACGACACAATGCCTCCAGGCCACCCGCCGGCGCAAGTCGCCCGTTTGATGCATCAGTGTCTGTTAAATTACGGCATGAACGGATACACCATCAACGAGCTTGAGCAAAAGTATAAGAATGCCGGGTTCAAAAACATCCAATGCCGTGTCATAAAGACGCCAATCGGTTCTTGGCCCAAG GATCCCAAGCAGCGGGAAATTGGAACTCTCTTCCGCGACATCATCAACGAGCTCATCCGTGCTCTGGCTGCGAAGCCTCTGAAAACCCTGGATTGGAGCGAAGCTGAGATGGAGGTGTATCTCGCCGAAGCACGAAGGGCCCTTTGGGACAAAAAGGTGCATTGTTATACAAACTTTATATCCTGGTGGGCTCAGAAGTGA
- a CDS encoding uncharacterized protein (EggNog:ENOG41): protein MSLILLLFFCQYHHYRHGRYPLPNDDEEQEREYMKHVLHLEQTGGRLFNAPIAPNPQKILDLCTGTGLWPVAVAKTFPSAEIVGLDLSPIQPFMVPPNVRFLVDDVEDEWMDRGGYDFIHLRHSCMYLKDMDKLINNCYSHLKEGGWLEITDYCTFIRCDDDTMPPGHPPAQVARLMHQCLLNYGMNGYTINELEQKYKNAGFKNIQCRVIKTPIGSWPKDPKQREIGTLFRDIINELIRALAAKPLKTLDWSEAEMEVYLAEARRALWDKKVHCYTNFISWWAQK, encoded by the exons ATGTCgctgattcttcttcttttcttctgccaGTATCACCACTATCGACACGGCCGGTACCCTTTGCcaaacgacgacgaggagcaAGAACGAGAGTATATGAAGCATGTGCTACACCTGGAGCAGACTGGCGGCAGGTTATTTAATGCGCCCATTGCGCCGAATCCACAGAAAATACTAGACCTCTGTACGGGTACAGGGCTATGGCCAGTGGCAG TCGCCAAAACGTTTCCCAGCGCAGAAATCGTCGGTCTCGATCTCAGCCCTATCCAGCCATTCATGGTCCCGCCCAATGTGCGGTTCTTAGTCGATGATGTTGAAGACGAGTGGATGGATCGCGGGGGCTACGACTTTATCCACTTGCGCCATTCCTGCATGTACCTGAAAGACATGGACAAGCTGATCAACAACTGCTATTCACATCTAAAAGAAGGCGGATGGCTAGAGATTACAGACTATTGCACCTTTATCAGATGTGACGACGACACAATGCCTCCAGGCCACCCGCCGGCGCAAGTCGCCCGTTTGATGCATCAGTGTCTGTTAAATTACGGCATGAACGGATACACCATCAACGAGCTTGAGCAAAAGTATAAGAATGCCGGGTTCAAAAACATCCAATGCCGTGTCATAAAGACGCCAATCGGTTCTTGGCCCAAG GATCCCAAGCAGCGGGAAATTGGAACTCTCTTCCGCGACATCATCAACGAGCTCATCCGTGCTCTGGCTGCGAAGCCTCTGAAAACCCTGGATTGGAGCGAAGCTGAGATGGAGGTGTATCTCGCCGAAGCACGAAGGGCCCTTTGGGACAAAAAGGTGCATTGTTATACAAACTTTATATCCTGGTGGGCTCAGAAGTGA